The genomic region TTTTTTTGCTTCTGGTTCCTTTTTGATGTTTCCTTGGGTCAATCGACTGGAGCCGAACCCCTGGGCACGGGAACCATTTTATCCCAGCACCCATTGGCTGACTGACGGGAATGGAATCCCTTTACATGGGCTTTTTCACAACCTTCCCAGGCATTTGGTGAAAGAAAAAATCGGGGATAAAGAATCCTATGCCGAGTTTCTCATTGAAATTCCGGCATCTTGGAAAGGGACCTTACTTTCTAAAATCCAAGTAAAAGAATGTTATAGGCTTTTTTCTTCTGAGTTAAAAATCATCTACCTGCTCACAAACCAGTCCGATATCGAATTTCCTTTTGCATTAGGGATCCATCCTTATTTTCGTTGGAACGATGATGAGTCTATCGATGATCTTTTTTTATTTGGTTCTGGTTTTCATAGTGTAAAGTTAGGAGATTATCTTTTACCAGAAAAAATCCAGAACGAAGATATCTTACTGAATTCGGAAGAAACACTATCCGGAAAAAATTTAGATGATCTATATTTTGCAATCAACGGAACCAATTCTTATATTGGGCTTTTTTCTATGAATAAAAAAGAAAAACTTATCATTCAAGGTGGTGAGTTTTACCAAATATATACTCCACAAGATCGACGATCTATAGCGATTGAGCCTATGACAGGAACTGGGAATTTTTTACATTTCCCTGGTGGTAATCCTAAAACCATTGCACCTAATACGGAAAAACAGATAGAATTCTCCATTCGATTGGATCATTTTTAAAAAAATATAATCTCTTTATCGAACAATCTGTCTAACACCAGAGAGGTTAGATAAAAAATGTCAGATGCACTAGTGAATACATGCAAACAAATCAGTAAAAATCTGTTAGAGATCAAATATTTCGCTGAAAAGAAAAACACTAGCCGAACCTCTGTTTACCGAGCATTGCAAGATAAAAAAATCAATGAAGTTGTTATTGGTAAAAACTCTCGTTTTATCATTTTAGATGATTTAGCGAAGAAGTGGAAACCGGGTAGACAGTCCTAAATTCTAATTCCTTTTCAAAAAGATGATCCTCTCTCCATAAAGAGGGAGCATGTGAGTTCGTTAGATTCCAAATTTCCTCTGGAATTTGTTTTCTTATGGATTCGGGAAGGATTAACTCAAATCCCCAGTAAGGTAACAGGTATTCGTCGGTACTTTTTTCGAGTAAATACCCAAGAAAAGTATAAAACACTTTTCCTAAACTTTCGTCTGAATGTTTGTCTCGAGTTTTGATATATACTTCTGCAAACTTTGGGTATGGGAATTTAAATTCTTTTTTAGAAAATAGGTAGTGAATGGTTTTTAGATTCCCTGTGCGAAAGTAGAGTTTTTTTTCTCCTTCAAAAGAAAGTGGTAAAGCATTTGTGAAGAGATTTGATTCTAAATCCAACTCCATTCGCAATTTGATGTATCCTAAGTTCATCCATACAAGAGAGAGGGGAGAGTTCCCAAATTTTTTCCATTGATGGAAAATAGAGTTTGGCTTGGATTTTCTTTTTTGAGAAAAAAGTTTGTTTCGTAAAGATTCTGTTAGGTGATTTTTTTTGGATTCGCTAAATTGTTTTGGTAAAATCCAAAAATAGAGTCCTTCCCAGAACCTAAGACTTAAAATTAATTCTAATTCTAATTTAGAATGACCCAAGGCCAGAGGTTCTGTTTTCCAATCCAAAACCACCGCAGGACGTAGGAAAGGAAACCCCATACTTTCCCAATCCAAACCAATCTGTTTCAGATTTGTTTCTGTCATAGGGAGATGTTCTAGTGAAATCAGAAGTTTGAGTGTTTTTGGGAATTTCCGCATTTTTTATACCATTCGGTCGATCTATGATAACAAGATGAATGATTTAGCCTTTGAGAATCAAAGTTTTTTGTGGGGGAATGAAGCAGGCCCGATCCGAATCCTTTCCGAATACCTGCACCCTAAGGCAGAATTCCAGGAACATGGAATCACCGATACCATTGTGGTATTTGGATCTGCTAGAATTCCCTCCCCAGAATCACAAAAAAAGAATCCACCTTCCCCGTTA from Leptospira bandrabouensis harbors:
- a CDS encoding aldose 1-epimerase gives rise to the protein MYQLKTKQSCFEIHPTGGGQWLGLFLQSPVDGKSVSVVSGHKAPDPFFASGSFLMFPWVNRLEPNPWAREPFYPSTHWLTDGNGIPLHGLFHNLPRHLVKEKIGDKESYAEFLIEIPASWKGTLLSKIQVKECYRLFSSELKIIYLLTNQSDIEFPFALGIHPYFRWNDDESIDDLFLFGSGFHSVKLGDYLLPEKIQNEDILLNSEETLSGKNLDDLYFAINGTNSYIGLFSMNKKEKLIIQGGEFYQIYTPQDRRSIAIEPMTGTGNFLHFPGGNPKTIAPNTEKQIEFSIRLDHF